ctggagcacaaaagaagTCTTACGTATCACgggtatatctgtagcaatagccaaaaatacattgtatgggtcaaaatgatcgatttttcttttatgccaaaatcattaggatattaagtaaagaccatgttccatgaagatattttgtaaatttcctaccataaatatatcaaaacttaatttttgattagtaatatgcattgctatgaacttgacaactttaaaggtgattttctcaatatttagattttttttgcaccctcagattccagaattttcaaatagttgcatctcagccaaattttGTTCTAACAAACCaagcatcaatggaaagcttatttattcagctttctgtaaaaaaaagaagtattaatcaggtgaattaaaaaaaaaaacaaaacaataatcatTTTGTCTTTCAAAACTATCAAATAAGTTTGagtaataagtaaaaataagtaaaaaaataagtaaaccaCTGGTAGCTTCTGTTCAATTGAAAacagattaataataatataatatgataatatataaatgattattataagaattcaaatgttatttttattagttttattctGTTAGTGTACTATTTTAGTGAAAACATATAAACGCTGAAGAAttcaattgtgaaaaataaacgATGTAAAGAAGCTCTGCAGAAGTTGTTCTCATCTGATCTGTCAGTGTCAGATCAGTAATGaaaggtgtgtgtttgtacctgATAGTTGACCTGGACGACCTGCATGAAGATGCTGAGCGGCAGAGACACCAGCACATCACTGATGAGGGCCCATCCGTAGCCGAAGTCCTTGTGCAGCGGGATGGGAGGGACGTACCTCTTCCAGTTATTCTCCTTCACATacactacacacacatacaggtgTGTTTGAGAGAGTCACGCGTCACACGCACACGCCACCCGACCCCACACTCACCCCTGAACTGGCCTTCATTCGCACCGGCGTCTCCCTCCGTCGGCGGAGCTTCAGGAAGCGGCTCGGCAGGATCGGATCGTCTGAGCGGATGTCCGTGAATCAGGTACCACAGGAAGGAGTGAACCACGCGCAGGCGGGGCATCTTGGGCAGGAAACCCATGGAGCGGCCGAGTCCTGGAACTGACACACAGAACAGCTCTGGCTGTAGTTATGAAGCGACGGGACGCGAGTGAGGATCTGCTGTGCTGAGTTCAGCTCCGTACCAAGCACCGGCTTGAAGGACTTCAGCGTTTTGACGCCCATCTGCTCTGACACTTTCTTCAGGCCGCTGCTCTGAGACGCACGAGACGCTTTGTTCTCCTTCCCCTCCGGCGCGCTGGGCTTCACTTTCTCAGGCGGTGGCTCAACGCTGACGTGAAAATCAAGTGCACACTGACAGTCagacatttagaaaaaataatgttgCTGAAAGAAGCATTTCCTGCTCTTCAAGgttgcattaatttgattaaaaatactgtcaaaACAGTGCAATATTATTGGAATTTCAAAtggctgttttctatgtgaatatctgttaagctgtaatttatttctgcgatcaaagctgaattttcagcatcatgactccagtcttcagtgtcacatgatccttcagaaatcattctaatatgctgatttgctgctcaacaaacatttctgattattagcaatgttgaaaaccttcatatatttgtggaaactatcaaacattttatttttcaagattcacagatgaatagaaagttcaaaagaactttAAAATAGTCATCTTTTGTgtaatcagtttaatgcatccttgataaattaaagtattaactTTCCTGAACCCTTTCCTGCAGCTGTGTATGTGCCTGTGGGGGATTGTGGGTAATGTGTTCTCTCTCACCGGGCAGCAGAGGCAGAGCTGGACATGCGCAGGCGGATCTGCTCTATGGCGCTTTTGACCAGCGGATCGTCGGGCGTCACAGACGGGTGAACCACAAACTCCACCTGAGAGGTCACAACACATGCAAGTGTATcagctgctgtgtgtgtgtgtgtgtgcgtgtgtgtgagatgtCTTGCGTGTCGCACCTTCTTCTGTACCCCGTCCTGTATGACGATGGTGCGGTAGAGTTTGAGTAAGCCCTCTCGAGACAGCGAGCGGATCAGCCTCACCACACTCTTCTTACACACTTTAGTGTTGATGCCgtccttcttctcctcctccgTCAGCAGCTTCTGCagcctgacacacacacacacacacacacacacacacacgtttgttggTCTGCTGTGTTTCAGTGGATGAGAGCGCACGAGTGAGTTTCTTACGTGTAAAAGCCCTCGATGATCTTGCTGCAGCGCACGGCCTCGATGATCATGTTCTTGCGTTTCAGCAATCGATACGTCTCGTGCACCTCCACCTTCTTCGACTTCTGCTGACAAACAGACCATCAGGGTTCAAATTATCATTATATTGATCGTAacaagaattattattataatcaacatTATAGTTATCACTATCACAACAATTATCATTAAACTTATTGTTACagttgttgttaatgttatcACGAGTGTTACCGCTATCACAGACTCACACTGACCTCTGTCAGCACCTCCACGATCACCGGCTGCTGCGATTGGCTGGCGCTCGTGCTGGGGGCGGGGGCAGGGTCGGCGGCTTCCGCATTCTGTCCAACCTCAGGCTTCTGAGAGGCTTTGGCTCCGCCCGCTCGCGCCGACGGCTTCTCTGAACGACACGGGCAAGAATGAAAAACAACATCACATTGTCACATACACACGCTGGGATTGGTCACTCACTTTTGAGGGGCGTGGCCTGTTTGCTGAAGCTGAGTTTGGACTGTTTGAGCTGCAGGGGCACGTGGGTTTTCTGCTGTGTTTCCTTCGCTTCCTGTTCCTGCCGGTCCTGTTCGGTGGCCCTGGCGGGCGGCTCTGGCTCCGGACGTCTCTGAGGCTCAGGTTCGGTGAGGTGTGTGACGCGCAGGTGCTGGCTGCGCTGGCGCTCTTTGGTGAACTGCTGGTTGAGCTGGCTCTGCTCCACAAAGAGCTTGCTGATGTATTTGGTGGTCCTCTGCCGGCCCTCGTCCTCCATGAagccctgaaacacacacacacacacacacacacacacatgatgaGAAGTGAAGTGTAGCTTCTTCATGCTGTGCTGAGATGTTTGAGATTCACCGTTACCTTGATCATGTTGATTCGCTCCAGTAATCTGCAGATCATTCGTCCCTCCAGTTTCCCGATGTTGAGTCGCCCTCGCAGCGCCGACTGAGAGATCCCTCTGGTCCCGGTCGACACCACTGCAGCAGCGAATACTTACAATCACAACTACTGTTACAGCGAGCATCACTGTTATAGTTATGTTTAACGTTATTGCTGTCATATTAGTTATGGTTCTAGTTGTCGGTGTGAGTAACGTGCAGGCGTTCTGACCGATGTCGTAGGCTTGTGTGAGCACGTCACGCTCGATGATGCGCGGCTCGGCGAGGACGCTCCTCTTGCCGGACACGTCGCCGTCTTCGTCATTGTTCTCGTCGTCCTCATCCTCCTCCGCCTCCTTCTGTCCGTACGGCTTCAGCAGCTTCAGACAGCGCACGAACACGTCGGTGCCTAACAACCAATCAGACGAGCCCGTCAGTTCACAGCGCCGCACGTGCTCCAATCAGACGAGTTACACTGCGGCgtgtgacctctgacctcgTAGCGTTTTGAAGGGTCCTCCGCCTGGGTCGAGCTCCTTCAGAGGGATCCTCACCACACTCACCATCTTAGCGGCGGACATGTACTGATACACGCGCTTGAACGTGCGCTCGCTCACACGCTGCACACGACAACACGACAACATTCACATCAACAGTAACATTACCCaaaactataatgataacaCGGTATCTGAAGGAGAGGCTCCCTCACCAGCTGCTCACGGAGCTTCATCATGATGCCGATCTTGTCAGGCAGCTCACACAGGATGTTGGACGTGGACTCCATCAGGATGTCATACTTGCTCCTCCTGAgcgacagacagacatacagacggTGGGGTCAGTGATCATCATGTCAGCCTGTAACATCAGcgtgatatgtgtgtgtgtgtgtgtgtgtgtgtgtgtgtgtgtgtgtgttcacctgtCCACGTGGAAGCGCttgagcagcagcagcagcgagtGTTGTTGGGCTCCGGACGGCAGTCGAGCCACGTGTGACTGCAGCGTGATCAGCCCGTTCCTGTCCAGCTTCCTCCTCAGGTAATGCATCTTACCCGCATCCattctgaccaatcacagcacacCATCACATCAGCTTTAATTCTCATATTCGCGTGACAGTCACTGCTGTATGTCAAATGAATGTTagctggtcttttttttttaatataacatggTAGATTACTGAGTGTAGTCTACTGTTGCTTACAGTGTTcactttttatttgtgttcttttaACTTTGTTGTCAAAAGACCTATAATAGTATTACAAAACCAAGAAGTTGCCATCTAAAGTATGaatctgtttattattttaatcaagtTCAAATTATACATTGATTTTCagtcatattaatttatttttaaaaaatgattatttataataacaacattaaataataaaacataattatcataaataacataaataacagaatatatattattattttagtttttgatatatataagTCATATCATTTATCAATATAAttagatttcatttttatatttcatttttatatttcattaatatatttcatttttgtcctGTTAATTCCTTTTCAAATTATATTTCCaacagtaataattaaaaataattatattattataaacaataaataatggaaattaatgtgaccctggaccataagagtcaaattgaaattttataatttgaataaataatttttccattgatgtatggtttgttatgacaggacaatatttggtcaaaataaaactatttgaaaatctggaatctgagggtgcaaaaaatcaatcaaaatcaaaatactgagaaaatcacctttaaagttgtccaaatgaagtttttagaaATGCATATCACAAATCAGAAGTTGTGATAcatttacggtgggaaatttacaaaatatcttgatggaacatgatctttacttaatatcctaatgatttttggcataaaagaaaaatcaataattttgacccatacaatgtattgttggatgttgctacaaatatacccgtgatactaaatacttatttacttacgaattaagtattatttaatttccatgccttaataatttattttcaaattatcaatttatttctaatagtaggaaatataatgcaaatataaattcTAATTAGGGCTGCACGTTATTGGAAAAAACTCACATTGcgatattttgattttctgcaatatatatattgcgagatttaaaaaaaataataataataaaataaaaataaataaataaataaataaataaataaataaataaatcaatcagatGACGAGCtctatttgggaaaaaaaaaaaaaaaacaatatcaatGATAGGGGGTGATTTTGTAGGTGAGTAAACTTTACAAACATAGATCAATATaacagaacaaaaatacaaatgaaataaacagtgCTTTGTCTTTTTTCAGGTAAGTCTTGTGGAAGTGTTGTGGATGTGCACATACTGATGCTGATGTGAGTTATAGTGCAGCTCTAATTCTAAAGCACATATCTATCAgtggtgtgtgtgttgtgtgtcgAGCACCTGAAGATGCGCGTGTGCAGGTCTCTCTGCAGTTCCCCCTGCCAGCGCGCGCGGCCCAGTCTCTCCAGGATGCAGTAGCACAGATCGGGCAGCTTGAGCTCCGGGTTTCCCTCGGGTCCGATCAGAGCGCGGTAACGCACCTCCTGCGACGCCACCATCACCAGCCTCTCGCCCCACCTGCAGGACACACAGAGACGGTCAGCGGCAGCAGAGTCCGGTCCGGGCCGGTCCTGGTGGCGGCTCTCACCGGGTCTGGACCTGCTCCAGCGTCAGCAGCGCTCTGAGATCAGCGCTCCGGATCTGATCGCTCACGTCCACGCGCTCCTTGAAGAACAGACAGGAGCCCTGAACGCCGGTCGGGTCGTCCGTCACCACGCTCACCGGGTACACGTCCTGCGGCTCGGCCTGACGCATCTCATGGATGCCGGTGTTCCGGTCCACCTCCACGAACCTGAACAAACACAGAAGCGCAGTGACACTAATCAGTTTCAAGGTAGTCACATATAAACTTCTCAATTTAATTTAAGGAATACTGTTAGTAACATATAACAGGGCCTGACTAGAGAATGCAATTGTTTtgcacattattttaaacagtccTGTCATTAAACCACAGTAATTtccacacacacatcttaactACACTGTGGGAGAAACTAGGCCTACaacatacagtcatgtgaaaaagtttggacaccctattgaattccatggttttccgtatcaggacatcattaaaaaaaaactggtccttggcagctcttaaaattttgaaaataaaacctcagatgaacaaaaacacatggggaaattgcaccgtgtcattatttactgaacaaaaatgaagccaaaatggaaaagccatgtgtgacaaagttaggacacacttactgttaacattggaattaagagagtaaataacagtcaagcactgataATTAAACACCTtcgattaactgatcatcagcaagtctgagcgcctctataaaagcatgaGCTTtgtcagtttgctggtctggagccttcaggtgtgtgttaacacaatgccaaggaggtaagacatcagcaatcatcttagagaagcaattgttgctgccatcaatctgagaagagtaatacagccatttccaaacaatctgaCCTTctttcacaagtggaagacatttaaaacagacacctctccttccaggagtggacgtcccagaaaattcaccccaagatcagaccgtgtaaagctcagagaaatggcagacaacccgagaactacacctcagactctacaggcctcagttcacatgttaaatgatgaaggtcatgacaataccattagaaaaatatgggaaaaaatggcatgtttggaagacTTGGCAGAAGAAaacctcttctatctaaaaaaaacaatgcagcacagtttaggtctgcaaagctgcatctgaacaaaacacaagtcttctagaataatgtcctttgaacagacgagaccgaagtggacATTGAAAGAGGACTGAAGTTTTCAATGAAAAcgctgaaaagaagagtggtccaaattcctccagaacgatgtgagagactgataaagtcacacagaaaatgaatgtgtgaagttattgctgctacagGCGGTTGACTCATAGggcgtcctaactttgtcacacatggtcTTTCCCTATTGActgtattattgttaaataaacaatgacactgtgtgatatgtcatgtgatgatatttatctgaggatttattttccaaattttaagagctgccaaggaccagataattttttattatgtcccgatacagaaaaccatgaaatttaATAGGGTGTccgaactttttcacatgactgtacaaCAATTACACTCAGAAATCACACATATTTGTGCTCCAAATGAgcctaaaatgcaaaatgataggcttctgtatgtgtatatatatattaatagtatATGACACCCAATACAATGTGTGATACAcctgttttcttctttaataaGTGAGATTTTAATAACCTTTGACCTCTGAAATAGGAAATGTTTAAGAGACTATAGTGAATGTGTTCATTAGTTCCCTCATTGTTTACACTGATTTTACTGCACTGCAGTGTTTACTACAGTAAATGTGAGTACCGGTCGTGTATGGTAACGGTTCTCCGGTTCTCCGGCAGCAGGTAGAAGCGGATCTCGTCGGTTCGGCTCACGCAGGTCCAGATGAACTGCTGACTGAGCGGATCCAGATTCAACCCGAACTCGGGCTGTCGACTCCGCAGCCGCAACCAGAGGGTCTGAATACTGATGCCGTCCAGACCCTCCAGCGCCACCTCATCCAGAACCGCGTCCAGCGggtccatcatcatcatcatcaccgtCACCGAACACACGCCGCTCTCAACAACGCGCTGCTGCTTCCGCTGTCCGTGAGCGCCGCTGCCGCAGAGCGCCGGAACACTGACACCTGCCGGGCGCCGCCGGCACTACAACAACACTGCCCGCGTGTGATGACAAACACGATCAATCCGTCAAGTTTACATAGAAAAGCCTCCTGTTTGTTAACGTAATTAATCACGTGACAAACTATCatttggaaaacaaacatttaatttcatttcagacTTCATAAAGTGGTGTGAAGTAAACCTGATGGGGCTTCACTACTACTACatctactattactactacttataatgaactttataataattttatattattttaaaaaggctTCTCAATAcactttacaaagaaaaaaagcaacaaaatataaattatttataaaataagcaaatacaaataaataaaaattaaacagaaacattaaaacgttttttagtattagtattacctttttttaagcGTAACTAAGATATAGTGTTTTTGAGATATAGTGCtgtgttttgtgattttattattattattattattattattactattattattattattattattgaatatgtatgtagtttttttgtttgtttgtttgtttgtttgtttttaatctgttttagttattttagtattttaagttaaactaaatgaaaatgagaaatgttgccttggccaaaactaaacaaaaaggtttttgaaggttttagttaatgataataaattttcattaaaacagttCAAGCAGGTTAGACAACAGATgagtgatataaaaaaaaaaatcaaaagataaACTAAAAAccatacaatttaaaaatacataatgtctGAGTGTGTTTAATATCAGCTGCAAGTAGTTTAAGAGCACAACAAACAAGGACATCTAtgctagtaaaaaaaaatatgttaggctccacagacaaaaaaacaaaaaacaaacaaaaaaaacataacgacTGTGTttcaaaggtttttttatgaaacagTTGTTAATAATACTGTAATACAGCTGTAGAGTGTTATAGTGAATAAACTATCATCACCATTATTCAGAAGCACACTAATGAATGGCTGTTCATTCAAAAGCAGCAAACACTTCAAACTCTTCACTGTGATTCTAAACTCAGCCTCATATTCACATTAAACAGAGTTTGTACAGAACAACGCTTGTGTTCAGATGTTCACAGTCACTGTTTTGAAGTGACAgatttattcattcagtcattctcTCCACTCTCGCTAAGATTTTCCGGTCAAACATGGGCAGGACGGCGTCGTCCTCTCGTATCTCCTCATAAACAGCACCGCAGTCAAACTCAGCACTTGCTCTCTTGAAGAAAAACCTGCTGGAACGAAAGACATAGGACAGAGATTGTCATCCAGAGGAAATCATTCACCCGTACACTGATGTGAACGAGCGCACCTCACCTGAACGGCCCTTTGTGCGTCAACAGAGACTTGAACAGACCGAGAGTCACAGCGGAGACGCCCTGAACACACGTCCGGTACGGGATCACGTCTCCACCGTAACAGTACACCACCGTCACACACCTGcagaaacagaaacacattACATGGAGAAGATGTGGAGAAATGTGTCactccatcactgtctcaccagtggatcctctgcggtgaatgggtgccgtcagaatgagagtccgaacagctgataaaaacatagaaacattattttgatggatgttattgtggattatggactcaatcTTAATGTTGGAttaacggcacccattcaccgcagaggatccactggtgagacaCTGATGGAATGagacatttctacaaatctgatgaacaagcAAACTCATCTCTGTCTTGGATGATCTGAGGATGTGGATCAGCAGACGAGCACTGaccggtgtgtgtgtgcaggactCGTCACGACGCTCTTCACGTTAACGTCACGCGTGTCCTGCCGTGTGCTGATGTCACGCTGCGTATCACAGCCGCTGTCCGGTATCTTTAGCGAACAGCATGATGAGGATGCCGTAGTGGCACTGGTGTCTGTTTCTTCTTCCTGTCAATAGGAAATGAAGTGATTACTCACACAGGCTGTGTTCAGCACTATTCCAGTATGTTTACACTGTGTTTGTCACAATGTGCATCACATAAATACTGTATGCACTGACGCTCCACCGGAAGATCCAGTTATGATAATCTGATTCAACTTTAGGAAAAAAATTTCGGTGCAAAAACACTTTACTAACTTCATAATATAAACTCCAGAAACATAATATAAAGATCTGAAAAAGCATTTCATGAGTAACTCACTGCGCGTGTCAGCGCTGGAGGGATTCGAGTTTGAGTTTGTGTCTGCAGCTCCTGCAAACGTCTCATCAGTTCAGCTGCAAACGTGTGTGTCGTCATCTTCacctgtcacacacacactttactgACATGAACAAACTCACAACACACACGTCTGTTAGATAGAGGCTTATAATGAACACAAAGATgttcttaaaattaaataacctGTTTTAATCACATACTTATTCTCATTCACACATTTGCTTCACTCACCGGAGTGCGTGGCAGGTGTGTGTGTCTCGTGTCTCGTGTTCGGTGGTGTCGATGACACGCGTGACGCCGCGGCCTGTCGATAGAAACACGTCAGTGGACATGATGACAGCATGAGATCATCTCACCTGTACTGCATCTCACTGAATCTCACTGCATCTCATCTACCTACAAAAGTGTATGCAGATGAGCATGAGCACAACACCTCACCTGCACTCCTGATCACCTGCACGCTTCTGATTGGCTGCGTTGTGGGGAGGGTGTGTCTCTTTCTCAAGCTCCTCCCCCTGAGAAGGCGTGGTCTGGTATGCAGGTAACCGAGTCCCAGGCGCCGGTTCGCCAGTCTGAGTGTGTTTCAGATACACGTCTGAGCGGAGGAACAGCGGGAACAGACTGTCCTGTAACACCGCCTGCACCTGTGCATGTGCCTGCGCAAACAGGCTGGAGTCGAGCTGCAGCTGCTGAATGGCGTCCCGTATGCCGCACCTGGTCTCAGCCGCGATCCTGCGGGACACGACACCGTCGCACAGGTAGCAGCGGTACATGGCTTTGGCCAGTTTGAGCCGCCGCTCCGTCGCATCCTCAGGGACCTTCTGAAAGCCGCTGCAGGCGAACCAGAACTCCAGCAGCGCGGAGCAGCCCAGCGTCCGCAGGAAGTGCAGGAACAAGGCCGTGCCGTCGCGGTCGTCCAGCAGCGTGAGCAGCGTCTCTGCCCAGGGCTCGTACGGGCCGCCCGGTGACGCGCTGCCCTCGGGCTCAAACCCCAGATCCGCTTTAGACCGGCACGTTGCGGCTGGCAGAGACTTCGACCAATGAGATGCAGGCTTACCGGAGAAGAGCCCGCCCTCACGGCCCTCCTCACCCGGCACTGGAGGACGAGGTGCATCCTCACTGAAGTCTCCACCCACATCACCGCGGTAACTCATGATGTCATCTGAAACTCCTgaacatatgaaaatattattatatacaaatgATCAGTGTTgtgggtaacacattacaaggaACACAAGTTAAGTAATCAGATTACTCTTTTCAAGTAActaataaaatatcttttttaaataagtttttttaagttacttttttaaataagtaacaccagttactttgttttcccatttaatgactgacagctctcctgtcctCATGTTGAGGGAAATCAGGAATCAGGAATAAGGCATTGTGAGCAGTGTAAACATGAAGTTTACTGTACTTCTATGCTAAATGTGACCTTGGAGCACAAACCAGTCTTTTAatcacaagtatatttgtagcaatagccaacaatacattggatggatcaaaatgatacattttcttttatgccaaaaatcattaggatattaagtaaagatcatgttccatgaagatattttgttcatttcctactgtaaacagtgttggggaaagttacatttaaaagtaatgtattacaatatcgcgttactccctaaaaaaagtaactaattacattagttactttttacagaaagtaagttacattacttttgcattacttttgaattctgggcagggcttgcctgtttgttttaatataagttataaaagttttaaaagttatatttttgggaaATGTAaaagcctgttcacaccaaaatCCTCAGACTGAAGGagaagtaaattcacgtctgcaCAGCAGAATGCAGAAGATGAAAGTtaaacactcttcagcaataaaaaaagcataacaaatgttagtttatctggagtaatttttgcttattattatggttgaactggatcatcaaaggtcagaaGCAAAGAAGTTGGCTGATAAATcatgattaaatgcataaaggatatttgtgttgtttaacatatttaattactgtAGGTTTGCGTtatattctgagttgcatttagctgtttttattaattttgaggaaaactgaatctgttttgttttgttttttttcttttttctttttttttgagtgagatAAATGATTGCGTATTTACAgttattctagaactaaagtaacatcttactccaGATTTCTCTCAATATGGAGAGAGAAGAACTCTCTCCTCCTGGgcgtaactggcgttacttattttaaaaagtaactcagatgtttttttgtaaattaaaaagtaatgcgttactttactagttactagAAAAAactaatctgattacgtaactcatgTTACTTGTATGCATTACCACCAACACTGACCGTAAAtctatcaaaatgtaatttttgattagtaatatgcactgctaaaacttcatttggacaactttaaaggtgattttctcaatatttggatttttttgcaccctcagattccagtttttcaaatagctgtatctcagccagaTGTTgtcaaaccatgcatcaatggaaagtttatttattcagctttcagatgataaatctcaatttcaaaaactgacccttatggctggttttggggtgcagggtcacaattataaaaaagcatttacCCCTCTCtctgtatttaatcccattttactAACCCATGTTTTTGCTGATGacctttaaaaaagaaaaattactttagataaactaacatttgtacttaattttttttaattgctgaagaAGAACTTCTTAAATTATGTTCTAATGTACaaacgtgaatttacttttccttcagcctgaggctgaTTCATCtgacttttggtgtgaaagggcttttacatattaaaaacaaacaagccctgcccaaatttaaatagtaacacaaaagtaacaacgcattactttccataaaaattaATGTGATTAGTTACCTTTTTAGGGAGTAagg
This genomic window from Labeo rohita strain BAU-BD-2019 chromosome 1, IGBB_LRoh.1.0, whole genome shotgun sequence contains:
- the LOC127170929 gene encoding axin-1-like, with amino-acid sequence MSYRGDVGGDFSEDAPRPPVPGEEGREGGLFSGKPASHWSKSLPAATCRSKADLGFEPEGSASPGGPYEPWAETLLTLLDDRDGTALFLHFLRTLGCSALLEFWFACSGFQKVPEDATERRLKLAKAMYRCYLCDGVVSRRIAAETRCGIRDAIQQLQLDSSLFAQAHAQVQAVLQDSLFPLFLRSDVYLKHTQTGEPAPGTRLPAYQTTPSQGEELEKETHPPHNAANQKRAGDQECRPRRHACHRHHRTRDTRHTHLPRTPVKMTTHTFAAELMRRLQELQTQTQTRIPPALTRAEEETDTSATTASSSCCSLKIPDSGCDTQRDISTRQDTRDVNVKSVVTSPAHTHRCVTVVYCYGGDVIPYRTCVQGVSAVTLGLFKSLLTHKGPFRFFFKRASAEFDCGAVYEEIREDDAVLPMFDRKILARVERMTE